From one Rhizobium lentis genomic stretch:
- a CDS encoding ATP-binding protein: protein MLNNDLRMSGKAGEHDRRDGHAPGNRFLGRVVACSGSRATIAAVAEQGGTDLTELWSVGRLISISVGRNRVVALVYSMNTGSHAWGEGEDNTFRIETELLGEVRVDEDGREEFSTGISRYPYLGAIAHRIRAADLMRIYDAGTGTTAVIGKLTQDESIDAAIHIPSMLSKHFAVVGSTGVGKSTAVSLLLHKAIVADPKLRVLILDPHNEFAAAFPQHAVTIDTDTLDLPFWLMRLEEFAEVVFRGRPPVPEELDMLRDIMPEAKRAFRGSDNSLVRRTAEKSSITADTPVPYRMADLLALIDERIGRLEGRAEKPFLRSLKMRLIAAINDPRYHFMFSNNTISDTITDTIAQIFRIPGDNRPICTFQLAGIPSEVVNSVASVLCRMAFEVALWSDGAIHMLVVCEEAHRYIPSDPTLGFVPTRQAIARIAKEGRKYGVSLGIITQRPGELDQTILSQCSTLFAMRLANDRDQEIIRSAIPNSSISTTSFISSIGNGEAIAFGEAISVPMRMRFSRVDEHLLPKAASANSKHSEEDPDTVDLRKIVTRMRAVTVGPDISNFQQSVAASMASLDEAETAGEDLDATPYASPAPTASTPLESYRRELLPQAPRLDPAESAPIDPRLDALRRELRREEPVFPRPAPPTDQPPVTRREPGTSLRESILKKPLSSLYNKD, encoded by the coding sequence TTGCTGAACAACGACTTGCGCATGTCTGGCAAGGCAGGCGAGCACGATCGACGCGACGGCCATGCGCCGGGAAATCGCTTTCTCGGCCGCGTCGTTGCATGCAGCGGCTCCAGAGCGACGATTGCCGCCGTGGCCGAACAGGGCGGCACCGATCTCACCGAACTCTGGTCCGTCGGCCGGCTGATTTCGATCAGCGTTGGCCGCAACCGCGTCGTCGCCCTCGTCTATTCCATGAACACCGGCAGCCATGCCTGGGGCGAAGGCGAGGACAATACTTTCAGGATCGAGACCGAGCTCCTCGGCGAAGTGCGTGTCGATGAGGATGGGCGCGAGGAATTTTCGACCGGCATCTCGCGCTATCCCTATCTAGGCGCCATCGCCCACCGCATCCGCGCCGCCGACTTGATGCGCATCTACGATGCCGGAACGGGCACGACGGCCGTCATCGGCAAACTGACGCAGGATGAAAGCATCGACGCGGCGATCCACATCCCGTCGATGCTCTCCAAACATTTCGCCGTCGTCGGTTCTACCGGCGTCGGCAAGTCCACGGCCGTCTCCTTGCTCTTGCACAAGGCAATCGTGGCGGACCCGAAGCTGCGCGTGCTGATCCTGGATCCGCACAATGAGTTTGCCGCCGCCTTTCCCCAGCACGCCGTCACCATCGATACAGATACGCTCGATCTGCCCTTCTGGCTGATGCGGCTTGAAGAATTTGCCGAAGTCGTATTTCGCGGCCGCCCGCCGGTGCCCGAAGAGCTCGACATGCTGCGCGACATCATGCCGGAGGCCAAGCGCGCCTTCCGCGGCAGCGACAATTCGCTCGTGCGCCGCACGGCGGAAAAGAGCTCCATCACCGCCGACACACCCGTACCCTACCGCATGGCCGATCTACTGGCGCTGATCGACGAGCGTATCGGCCGCCTGGAAGGCCGCGCGGAAAAGCCTTTCCTGCGATCGCTGAAAATGCGTCTCATCGCCGCGATCAACGATCCGCGCTATCACTTCATGTTCTCCAACAATACGATCAGCGACACGATCACCGACACGATCGCGCAGATCTTCCGCATCCCCGGCGACAACAGGCCGATCTGCACCTTCCAGCTTGCCGGCATTCCGTCCGAAGTCGTCAACTCCGTCGCCTCAGTGCTCTGCCGCATGGCCTTCGAGGTGGCGCTGTGGAGCGACGGCGCCATCCACATGCTCGTGGTCTGCGAGGAAGCCCATCGCTACATCCCGTCCGACCCGACGCTCGGCTTCGTCCCGACCCGCCAGGCAATCGCGCGTATCGCCAAGGAAGGCCGTAAATACGGCGTGTCTCTCGGCATCATCACCCAGCGGCCCGGCGAGCTCGACCAGACGATCCTTTCGCAGTGCTCGACGCTCTTTGCCATGCGGCTTGCCAATGATCGCGACCAGGAGATCATCCGCTCGGCCATCCCGAACTCGTCGATCTCGACGACGAGCTTCATCTCCTCGATCGGCAATGGCGAGGCGATCGCCTTCGGCGAGGCGATCAGCGTGCCCATGCGCATGCGCTTTTCCCGCGTCGACGAGCATCTGCTGCCGAAGGCTGCGAGCGCCAATAGCAAGCATAGCGAGGAAGATCCCGATACCGTCGATCTGCGCAAGATCGTCACCCGTATGCGGGCGGTGACGGTCGGGCCTGACATTTCGAATTTCCAGCAGAGCGTTGCCGCCTCGATGGCAAGTCTCGACGAGGCGGAAACTGCCGGCGAGGATCTCGACGCCACGCCCTACGCGTCGCCCGCGCCGACGGCTTCAACGCCGCTCGAATCCTACCGGCGTGAACTGCTGCCGCAGGCGCCCCGACTGGATCCGGCCGAATCGGCCCCGATCGATCCGCGGCTGGATGCGCTGCGCCGCGAGCTGCGTCGCGAGGAGCCGGTCTTTCCCCGGCCGGCGCCGCCGACCGACCAGCCGCCGGTCACCCGCCGGGAACCCGGCACGTCGCTGCGCGAAAGCATCCTGAAAAAGCCGCTGAGCAGCCTTTACAACAAGGATTGA
- a CDS encoding dihydrodipicolinate synthase family protein has protein sequence MSSSPFRGLSAFPPTPAGLYGRVDIEALGRLLERLCDAGVASIGLLGSTGIYAYLTREERLRAVNAAVECVNGRVPLVVGAGALRTDCAVDLARDAEAAGADALLLAPVSYTPLTQEEVYQHFLAVAKATRLPLCIYNNPGTTHFTFSRELLQRLSDIGTIRAVKMPLPADGDLRGELALLREKTRLAIGYSGDWGAAEALLSGADAWYSVIGGLLPRTALALTKAAMAGNDGEARRLDGLLRPLWDVFNAYGSIRVVYMLVQHLLDVRADLPRPLLPLGPADRQRVFDAASPVIDLERQSLL, from the coding sequence ATGTCTTCTTCGCCGTTTCGTGGGCTCTCGGCTTTCCCGCCAACGCCCGCTGGCCTGTATGGCCGGGTCGATATAGAGGCGCTCGGCCGCCTGCTGGAGCGCCTGTGTGATGCAGGTGTGGCCTCCATCGGCCTTCTCGGCAGCACCGGGATCTACGCTTATCTTACGCGCGAAGAGCGGCTGCGGGCCGTCAATGCGGCGGTCGAATGCGTCAACGGCCGTGTTCCGCTCGTCGTCGGCGCCGGCGCTCTGAGGACGGACTGTGCCGTGGATCTCGCCCGCGACGCCGAGGCCGCCGGCGCGGATGCGCTTCTGCTCGCGCCGGTGTCCTACACGCCGCTGACCCAGGAGGAGGTCTACCAGCATTTCCTCGCGGTGGCGAAGGCGACGAGGCTTCCGCTGTGCATCTACAACAATCCCGGCACGACGCACTTCACCTTCAGCCGCGAGCTTCTGCAGCGCCTCTCCGATATCGGAACGATCAGGGCGGTGAAGATGCCGTTGCCGGCGGACGGCGATTTGCGCGGTGAGCTCGCTCTATTGCGGGAAAAGACCCGCCTTGCGATCGGCTACAGCGGAGACTGGGGTGCGGCGGAGGCGCTGCTTTCAGGCGCAGACGCCTGGTACAGCGTCATCGGCGGCCTGCTTCCGCGCACGGCGCTTGCTTTGACCAAGGCCGCGATGGCTGGCAATGACGGCGAGGCGCGCCGGCTCGATGGCCTTCTGCGGCCGCTCTGGGACGTGTTCAATGCCTATGGAAGCATTCGGGTGGTCTATATGCTGGTCCAACATCTGCTGGATGTCCGGGCGGACCTTCCGCGGCCGCTCCTGCCGCTCGGGCCGGCAGACCGCCAGCGCGTGTTCGACGCCGCCAGCCCGGTGATCGACCTGGAACGTCAATCCTTGTTGTAA
- a CDS encoding LysE family translocator codes for MQDLIVVYIAYVIAAGSPGPSNMAIMNVAMSQGRRPALVLAAGVITMSTCWGLIAVTGISTVLVRYANALIVLKIAGGLYLLWLAWKAARSAAAEDTPTSGLGRPAAALGTLYRRGILMHLGNPKAVLAWVAIMSLGLKPGASPDMALMAFGGCVLLGISIFGGYAVLFSTAPMVRGYARARRWIEASLAVFFAGAGSRLLFSH; via the coding sequence ATGCAGGATCTTATCGTCGTCTATATCGCCTATGTCATCGCGGCAGGCAGCCCCGGACCAAGCAACATGGCCATCATGAACGTGGCGATGAGCCAGGGCCGCCGGCCGGCGCTGGTGCTTGCCGCCGGAGTCATCACGATGTCGACATGCTGGGGTCTAATCGCCGTTACCGGCATTTCCACAGTGCTGGTCCGCTATGCGAATGCCCTCATCGTTCTCAAGATCGCGGGTGGACTCTATCTCCTCTGGCTCGCCTGGAAGGCGGCGCGCTCGGCCGCTGCCGAGGATACGCCGACAAGCGGACTTGGCCGGCCAGCGGCGGCGCTCGGCACGCTCTATCGCCGCGGGATCCTGATGCATCTCGGAAATCCGAAGGCGGTTCTGGCCTGGGTGGCGATCATGTCGCTCGGCCTCAAGCCCGGCGCCTCGCCTGATATGGCCCTGATGGCCTTCGGCGGCTGCGTGCTTTTGGGGATCTCGATATTCGGCGGTTATGCCGTGCTCTTCTCGACGGCGCCGATGGTGCGCGGTTACGCGCGGGCGCGGCGCTGGATCGAGGCTAGTCTTGCCGTCTTCTTCGCGGGCGCCGGGTCGCGCCTGCTGTTTTCCCATTGA